In a single window of the Serratia quinivorans genome:
- a CDS encoding putative transporter, with protein sequence MLSRNCCALYMVNSFAYFMAWPLLTILLVKQYGMTHLAVGTLFTAALLLNATVALFSSVIIRGVGARNSIFSGLVLQCIGFIIIGLANVPMWVIIGLLVISTGRGVFESPMKTYLSDNILDKGMLFKTFQLAYLFVNAGAACGPLFSMTIGLKNVNVNFLVAGVVFLAMAIFVILFFNNNKVIHPEGKVVREYKQAIKNKIFLCLLVSEIVLAYVFIHYDTTFYQYITALSLKNPTEIISFTVMIKSVVVIVTQAIFVSLLSLISKAKRVYIGSACFVISGSLIGFAAPLAGEHFDLLFYCAVVFVGIGEAVLFPLSAILVDRIAPEGAKGTYYALTNLYLLGFAAGPIVGGWALTQGGMMIFWLLDAVFVLLAAGLLLAAIRHTSATRFSDSNDVQCYSACAQKEAD encoded by the coding sequence ATGCTGTCGCGTAATTGCTGTGCGTTGTATATGGTTAACAGCTTCGCCTATTTTATGGCGTGGCCGCTCTTAACCATTTTGCTGGTGAAACAATATGGCATGACGCATCTTGCCGTAGGGACATTATTCACGGCAGCCTTATTACTTAATGCCACCGTGGCGCTTTTCAGCAGCGTAATTATCCGGGGGGTAGGTGCCAGGAATAGCATCTTCAGCGGGCTTGTTCTGCAATGCATCGGCTTCATCATCATCGGGCTCGCTAACGTTCCGATGTGGGTGATTATCGGATTGCTGGTTATTTCTACGGGGCGAGGTGTATTTGAAAGCCCAATGAAAACGTATCTTTCCGATAATATTTTAGACAAAGGGATGCTGTTCAAGACCTTTCAGTTGGCCTATCTTTTTGTTAATGCAGGGGCGGCATGCGGCCCGCTGTTTTCAATGACGATAGGACTCAAGAATGTCAACGTAAACTTTTTGGTGGCTGGTGTGGTTTTTCTAGCTATGGCCATTTTCGTTATCCTGTTTTTTAACAATAACAAAGTTATTCATCCTGAGGGTAAGGTTGTCAGAGAGTATAAGCAGGCAATTAAGAATAAAATCTTCCTCTGCTTATTGGTGTCTGAAATTGTTCTGGCGTATGTCTTTATTCATTACGATACAACGTTCTATCAGTATATCACCGCATTGAGTTTGAAAAACCCTACCGAAATAATTTCATTCACCGTTATGATAAAAAGCGTCGTGGTAATTGTCACTCAGGCCATTTTTGTTTCTTTATTGTCTTTGATATCGAAAGCCAAGCGTGTTTATATCGGCAGTGCCTGCTTTGTCATTTCCGGTTCGTTGATCGGTTTTGCTGCGCCGCTTGCGGGTGAACACTTTGATTTACTGTTTTATTGCGCTGTGGTCTTTGTTGGTATCGGTGAAGCGGTGTTGTTTCCGTTATCCGCTATTCTCGTTGATCGTATCGCTCCGGAGGGGGCTAAAGGCACTTATTATGCGTTAACCAATCTTTATCTTCTGGGATTTGCGGCCGGCCCTATTGTCGGCGGTTGGGCGCTGACGCAAGGGGGCATGATGATATTTTGGCTTTTAGACGCCGTATTTGTCCTGTTGGCAGCTGGCTTGCTGCTGGCGGCGATTCGCCACACATCAGCAACCAGGTTTTCAGACAGCAACGATGTTCAATGTTATTCCGCGTGCGCGCAAAAGGAAGCGGACTGA
- a CDS encoding DNA-dependent helicase II codes for MAKLITSLSLCGERMTHGERRVAQRLESHLGDDCLVWYDIPVGRQYRHPDFVIIDPSLGLIFLEVKDWRLSTLRHADPQTVILETEQGQKQERNPLVQVREYACATADMLSQDPSLQQKSGLYKGKLNVAWAYGVVFTNITRQQLTALSADGTVESIFPQTLSICQDEMTESVKPSAFRQKISALFTTRFRPSITPVMRDVLRRHLFPEIAIPAKKKNSHVQRVMDIQQEVLARNLGEGHRVIHGVAGSGKTLILLYRCLYLAETTARPVLVLCFNITLANYIREFIAERGLSQKVHVWHFHDWCGVTVRKFRLPVSGEGALFDMRFATLESAVEKGLITDVGYDAVLIDEGHDFDRRWLSLIARLFDNSSRSLLLMYDDAQSLYRRERALNFSLASVGIQAQGRTSVLRINYRNPRRILNFAYAFSRDYFDKHHNHEVPLVLPEACGEDGNIPDIVQFGSATDEACHVIGWLKEKYTLTGRWGDMAVLCPTQFSATQLTELLAQQEIPAAVSFTHADKKSYSHRDNVIHLLTCQSSKGLEFPFVAVINASFVHKAAEDEAEAIPPLYVAFTRATRSLLVTCYKENSISRHLTKFAGMDLQELQDDPS; via the coding sequence ATGGCAAAGTTAATAACCTCTCTTTCGCTGTGTGGGGAACGAATGACACACGGGGAAAGACGTGTTGCCCAGCGTCTGGAGTCACACCTTGGTGACGATTGCCTGGTCTGGTACGACATTCCGGTTGGACGACAATACCGACACCCGGACTTTGTTATTATCGATCCCTCTCTTGGGCTTATCTTTCTGGAAGTTAAGGACTGGCGGCTGAGTACTCTTCGCCATGCCGATCCGCAGACGGTCATTCTGGAGACAGAGCAGGGGCAAAAACAGGAGCGGAATCCGCTGGTGCAGGTCAGGGAGTATGCTTGTGCGACTGCCGACATGTTGTCCCAGGACCCGAGCCTGCAGCAGAAATCAGGATTGTATAAGGGTAAGCTCAACGTTGCATGGGCTTATGGCGTGGTGTTTACCAACATCACACGTCAGCAACTGACCGCCCTGTCTGCCGATGGTACCGTTGAGTCCATCTTTCCGCAGACACTGTCTATTTGTCAGGATGAAATGACAGAGTCGGTTAAGCCTTCTGCGTTTCGGCAAAAAATCTCCGCGCTGTTTACCACCCGTTTCAGGCCTTCGATCACTCCGGTTATGAGGGATGTCCTGCGGCGGCATCTTTTCCCGGAAATAGCGATACCTGCTAAAAAAAAGAACAGCCACGTTCAGCGGGTTATGGATATTCAGCAGGAGGTGCTGGCCCGCAACCTGGGGGAGGGGCATCGCGTTATTCACGGTGTGGCTGGGTCAGGTAAGACGTTGATTTTGCTATACCGCTGTCTGTATCTTGCAGAAACAACGGCGCGTCCCGTTTTAGTTCTCTGTTTCAATATTACCCTGGCAAACTATATCCGCGAATTCATTGCCGAGAGAGGGCTATCGCAAAAAGTACACGTCTGGCACTTCCATGACTGGTGCGGTGTCACTGTGCGTAAGTTCCGCCTGCCCGTCAGCGGTGAAGGGGCGTTATTTGATATGCGTTTTGCGACGCTTGAAAGCGCAGTAGAGAAGGGACTGATCACAGATGTCGGATATGACGCAGTGCTGATTGATGAAGGGCATGATTTTGACCGTCGGTGGCTGTCGCTGATAGCCCGTCTGTTTGATAACTCCAGCCGCTCGCTGCTGCTGATGTATGATGATGCCCAGTCGCTCTATCGTCGGGAAAGAGCGCTGAACTTCTCGCTGGCAAGTGTGGGCATTCAGGCGCAGGGACGCACTTCAGTCCTGAGGATAAACTATCGTAATCCCAGACGCATACTCAATTTTGCTTATGCCTTTTCGCGCGACTATTTCGACAAGCATCACAATCATGAAGTTCCTTTGGTGCTGCCAGAAGCATGCGGTGAGGATGGAAATATTCCTGATATCGTGCAATTCGGTTCTGCTACCGATGAGGCCTGCCATGTTATTGGCTGGCTAAAGGAAAAATACACCCTTACTGGTCGCTGGGGGGATATGGCGGTGCTATGCCCAACCCAGTTTTCGGCAACTCAGCTCACTGAACTACTGGCACAGCAGGAGATACCTGCGGCCGTTAGCTTTACCCATGCGGACAAAAAGAGCTACTCACACAGGGATAATGTTATACATCTGCTGACCTGTCAGAGCAGCAAAGGGCTTGAATTTCCTTTCGTTGCGGTCATCAATGCATCTTTTGTACACAAGGCGGCTGAGGATGAGGCGGAAGCCATTCCGCCTCTGTATGTGGCTTTTACTCGTGCGACGCGTTCATTGCTGGTGACCTGCTACAAAGAAAACAGTATCAGTCGTCACCTGACGAAATTTGCTGGCATGGATCTTCAGGAGCTACAGGATGACCCGTCATAA
- a CDS encoding Phytanoyl-CoA dioxygenase (PhyH), which translates to METNYIINNAQAGYPTRKVVSKLAQYHHQNLVEDGYTIIHNLFTEQQLTDFSSALGTLEENERHLDDPMYKNNTDSIYLRWLLTKDRRFWPFNSHPELIALARMALGPQIQLDDADARITFADVIDGTGWHIHLRTVPDPLPPFFCYPHALHHLLYLDNITEREGGLCVLPSSHKDNSIKIEANSHHSIDGERILYPGRGDVVLMHANLWHRAVKSQRGGKKRRLMLGAFSPSWLNTHYEVGKRGEHDWRKAYAMQSDTDEHQEFAGYFSWA; encoded by the coding sequence ATGGAAACGAACTATATCATCAATAATGCGCAGGCCGGCTACCCGACACGTAAAGTGGTATCTAAACTTGCGCAATACCATCATCAAAATCTGGTTGAAGATGGATACACCATCATCCACAATTTATTTACCGAGCAACAGTTAACCGATTTTTCGTCTGCTCTTGGCACACTCGAAGAAAACGAGCGCCATCTCGACGATCCGATGTACAAAAACAATACAGATTCGATTTACCTTCGCTGGCTTCTAACGAAAGATCGGCGTTTCTGGCCTTTTAATTCCCATCCCGAGCTTATTGCTCTCGCACGCATGGCATTGGGGCCGCAGATCCAATTAGATGACGCCGATGCGCGCATCACTTTCGCCGATGTCATTGATGGGACAGGTTGGCATATTCATTTGCGCACGGTGCCGGATCCCTTGCCGCCATTTTTCTGTTACCCGCACGCCCTGCACCACCTATTATACCTCGATAACATCACGGAGCGGGAAGGCGGACTGTGCGTTTTACCCAGCTCGCACAAAGATAACTCGATTAAGATTGAGGCGAATAGCCACCACAGTATTGACGGCGAGCGCATCCTATACCCTGGACGAGGAGATGTCGTGCTCATGCATGCCAATTTATGGCACCGCGCGGTTAAATCCCAGCGCGGCGGAAAAAAACGCCGCCTCATGCTCGGCGCCTTTTCTCCAAGCTGGCTTAATACACATTATGAGGTCGGTAAGCGCGGGGAACATGACTGGCGTAAAGCGTATGCGATGCAAAGCGACACAGACGAACACCAAGAGTTCGCAGGCTATTTTTCTTGGGCCTGA
- the tuaD_1 gene encoding UDP-glucose 6-dehydrogenase tuaD, whose translation MNPEQFGSIAVVGLGYVGLPLAVEFGKKYKTLGYDICKQRISSLRDGIDHTREIPKEDLFAAKGLSFTNEASSLGEADIIIVTVPTPIDKANRPDLKPLISASQMIGGIMKHKCLVIYESTVYPGLTEEICVPELEKYSNGRLNQDFFVGYSPERINPGDKTRQLKDIVKITSGSTQEIAIKVDALYASIVEAGTHMTSSIKVAEAAKVIENTQRDLNIALINELSMIFSRLEIDTHEVLNAAATKWNFIPFKPGLVGGHCIGVDPYYLTFKAEQVGYYPEVILSGRRINDTMAVYLVSELIKKMVNRDISISAARTLIIGFTFKENCSDIRNTKVIDIYRELKKYSIDADILDPEVSSDSAWAEYGVKVHNHIESGNGYDAVILAVPHNNLMSMGIEGIRRYLRNENSVLFDVKGVLDPTLSDLRL comes from the coding sequence ATGAATCCTGAACAGTTCGGTTCTATCGCCGTAGTTGGACTTGGATATGTTGGACTGCCACTTGCCGTTGAGTTTGGTAAAAAATATAAGACTTTGGGTTACGATATATGCAAACAAAGGATCTCTTCACTGCGTGACGGGATTGATCATACCCGTGAAATACCGAAAGAGGATCTGTTCGCCGCAAAAGGACTCAGTTTTACCAACGAAGCATCTTCACTTGGCGAAGCGGATATTATCATCGTTACCGTTCCCACGCCTATTGATAAAGCAAACCGTCCAGATCTCAAACCGTTAATTAGCGCTTCGCAAATGATTGGCGGCATAATGAAACATAAGTGTCTGGTCATATATGAAAGCACGGTGTATCCTGGATTAACAGAAGAAATTTGTGTTCCTGAACTGGAAAAATACTCTAACGGCCGACTCAATCAAGACTTTTTTGTCGGCTATAGCCCGGAACGCATCAATCCTGGCGATAAGACGCGTCAACTCAAAGATATCGTTAAGATCACCTCAGGTTCAACTCAGGAGATCGCGATAAAAGTGGATGCGCTATACGCCTCCATTGTTGAGGCAGGCACCCATATGACCTCATCGATAAAAGTCGCGGAGGCGGCAAAAGTTATTGAAAATACGCAGCGAGATTTAAATATTGCCTTGATCAACGAATTATCCATGATTTTCTCTAGGCTTGAGATCGACACGCATGAAGTCTTGAATGCGGCGGCGACCAAATGGAACTTCATTCCGTTCAAGCCTGGATTGGTCGGCGGTCACTGCATTGGCGTAGATCCTTACTATTTAACTTTCAAAGCAGAACAAGTCGGTTATTATCCTGAAGTTATTCTGTCCGGCCGACGTATCAATGATACGATGGCCGTTTACCTTGTGAGCGAGCTGATAAAAAAAATGGTCAATCGGGACATTTCTATCTCGGCAGCCAGAACACTTATTATTGGCTTCACCTTTAAGGAAAACTGCTCTGATATTCGAAATACGAAAGTGATCGATATCTATAGAGAATTAAAAAAATACAGTATTGACGCAGACATTCTTGATCCCGAAGTCAGCAGCGATAGCGCATGGGCTGAATATGGCGTCAAGGTTCATAACCATATTGAATCCGGGAACGGCTACGATGCAGTGATATTAGCGGTCCCTCACAACAATCTCATGTCAATGGGAATTGAGGGTATTAGACGTTATCTTCGCAATGAAAACTCCGTACTGTTCGACGTCAAGGGAGTTTTGGATCCTACTCTCAGCGATTTAAGACTTTAA
- a CDS encoding T5orf172 domain, with the protein MARRKKGDNAAGVILVILGVIAWGVYAAVRALININERFIDSVSTPAGIIALFFGLLVMSALLIRFFIYRGFRQKNAALEQAASDLTQKEKAFDETVSTGVARGIYQEKQRLACLWGEYHEARNKASKALQRIVDSAYKFKVKTLLAGTTVNNWQSKYDQLRKERDAYTVISEKITFLKLEDNADWDSVKQQFLDKVALLEKAQEEKEYQAELKRQMREEKQRQDELDRQQREAEEEEQRLAEQQKILEEALLAAEGTYKEELERQRLALEQKIQDVHQQYERAKSMAQLTKQGHVYVISNIGSFGEDVFKIGMTRRLEPMERVKELSGASVPFDFDVHAMISCDDAPALEKTLHDHLERYRINRVNLRKEFFRVELSRIINEVERHHGRVDYIADPAALQYLQSLEYAESEAA; encoded by the coding sequence GTGGCACGAAGAAAAAAAGGTGATAACGCAGCGGGTGTAATTCTGGTTATTCTTGGTGTAATTGCCTGGGGTGTTTATGCCGCGGTAAGAGCATTAATTAATATTAATGAGCGTTTTATTGATTCGGTATCAACGCCAGCCGGAATTATTGCGCTCTTCTTTGGCTTACTGGTCATGTCTGCTTTGCTCATTCGGTTTTTTATCTACCGGGGATTCAGGCAGAAAAATGCGGCACTTGAACAGGCAGCGTCTGACCTTACTCAGAAAGAAAAAGCGTTTGATGAAACCGTGAGTACCGGGGTTGCTCGGGGTATTTACCAAGAAAAGCAACGACTTGCCTGTCTTTGGGGTGAGTATCACGAGGCCAGAAATAAGGCCAGCAAAGCGCTGCAGCGCATAGTGGATTCAGCCTATAAATTCAAAGTTAAGACGCTACTTGCGGGCACCACGGTGAATAACTGGCAGAGTAAATACGACCAGCTCCGCAAGGAAAGGGATGCTTATACCGTCATCAGTGAGAAAATCACCTTCCTTAAATTGGAAGACAATGCCGACTGGGACAGCGTAAAACAACAATTCCTGGATAAGGTTGCGTTGCTGGAAAAAGCCCAGGAAGAAAAAGAGTATCAGGCCGAGCTCAAACGTCAGATGCGGGAAGAAAAGCAACGTCAGGATGAGCTGGACAGGCAACAGCGTGAGGCGGAAGAAGAAGAGCAACGCCTTGCTGAACAGCAAAAAATCCTTGAAGAAGCGCTACTGGCTGCAGAAGGTACGTATAAAGAAGAGTTGGAAAGACAGCGTCTGGCGCTGGAGCAGAAAATCCAGGACGTACATCAGCAATATGAACGTGCTAAATCCATGGCCCAGCTCACGAAGCAGGGGCATGTGTATGTGATTTCGAATATTGGTTCCTTCGGTGAAGATGTCTTCAAAATTGGCATGACCCGAAGACTGGAGCCGATGGAGCGGGTGAAAGAGTTAAGTGGGGCCTCCGTGCCTTTTGATTTTGATGTTCACGCAATGATTTCCTGCGATGACGCTCCTGCACTGGAAAAAACGCTGCATGACCATCTGGAACGTTACCGCATTAACAGGGTTAACTTACGTAAGGAGTTTTTCCGGGTGGAACTCAGCAGAATAATTAACGAGGTGGAACGTCATCATGGGCGGGTCGACTATATTGCTGACCCGGCGGCATTACAGTATCTGCAAAGTCTCGAATATGCTGAAAGCGAAGCAGCATGA
- a CDS encoding Protein of uncharacterised function (DUF2913), with protein MLQTWNQLRYTLCHMNNSQTTASPEHVVNDLAHFAWCALIALHTAQQDGQALSPLATHAFLLRWLAGAQKQKRFPRTVAQDIESLLTLGRQKGPSAQLQKRLDYLWNSCAGPLLHQSDLFRLTHAVEHIRTHGWINAVVEDAEWDCEQLQAEYSASSALLIKKSDLARSFSEDGTLLAPVHFLVMGDTEAIVEVFMARELGATVINQQTGWGMVTLQPGILN; from the coding sequence ATGCTGCAAACATGGAATCAACTTCGTTATACTTTGTGCCATATGAATAATTCTCAAACCACAGCATCACCGGAACACGTCGTCAATGACCTGGCTCATTTTGCCTGGTGCGCACTGATAGCATTGCATACCGCACAGCAGGATGGTCAGGCCCTCTCCCCACTGGCCACACATGCCTTTTTACTGCGCTGGCTTGCTGGCGCACAGAAACAAAAACGTTTTCCGCGCACCGTCGCACAGGACATTGAGAGCCTGCTCACGCTGGGCCGTCAAAAAGGGCCGTCGGCACAGTTGCAAAAACGCCTGGATTATCTCTGGAACTCCTGTGCAGGACCGCTGTTACACCAGTCCGATCTGTTTCGGCTCACGCATGCAGTGGAACATATTCGCACGCACGGCTGGATAAACGCCGTCGTCGAAGATGCCGAGTGGGACTGCGAACAGTTGCAGGCGGAATACAGTGCCTCTTCCGCTCTGCTGATAAAAAAATCAGACCTGGCCAGGAGCTTCAGCGAAGACGGCACGTTACTGGCTCCTGTGCATTTTCTGGTCATGGGTGATACAGAGGCTATTGTTGAGGTATTTATGGCCCGGGAATTAGGTGCAACGGTCATCAACCAGCAGACTGGATGGGGAATGGTGACACTGCAACCCGGCATACTCAATTAA
- a CDS encoding ornithine cyclodeaminase: MYVISESEVARTINAITADKFMDALIDNIDKGFRMFDSAGAQLSARAGFTSGRNLIEWMPVHDGESNVTLKLVSYFPDNPVNHQAPTIDAVIVTFDFQTGKPKAVAGGALLTAMRTGAASAVASRILAKPDSRVLGLIGCGAQAVTQAHALSRIFKFEEILIHDTDPYAEETIDERLAFLGIKISPANVQEIEKRSDIICTATTNPVGSSPVLSGENLKRDVHINAVGADFPGKTELPGTLVKTAFVVTDFYEQAKVEGECQVFSGETPGADVCIELKDLAVARENYYGHQNRQTIFDSTGVALEDAIAVDLLCDIAKKYGIGKVLGDEMTTCALDPYSELLITSDCAMRSATRQRMETLS, translated from the coding sequence ATGTACGTTATATCTGAAAGTGAAGTCGCTCGTACTATTAATGCAATTACCGCCGATAAATTCATGGATGCGCTGATCGATAATATCGATAAGGGATTCCGGATGTTTGACTCGGCGGGTGCGCAACTCAGTGCGCGCGCAGGTTTTACCTCTGGTAGAAATCTTATCGAATGGATGCCAGTTCATGATGGGGAAAGTAATGTTACGCTCAAACTGGTGAGTTATTTCCCGGATAATCCCGTTAATCATCAGGCGCCCACCATCGATGCCGTGATTGTCACTTTTGATTTTCAAACCGGTAAGCCTAAAGCTGTTGCCGGCGGCGCGCTTTTGACGGCAATGCGCACTGGCGCGGCCAGCGCTGTCGCGAGTCGTATTTTGGCAAAGCCGGATTCCAGGGTGCTCGGCCTCATCGGTTGCGGAGCGCAGGCGGTGACTCAGGCGCATGCACTGTCGCGAATTTTCAAATTTGAAGAAATTCTTATTCATGATACTGACCCTTATGCCGAAGAAACTATCGATGAAAGGCTGGCGTTCCTTGGCATAAAAATTTCTCCGGCCAATGTTCAGGAGATTGAAAAGCGCAGCGATATCATCTGTACTGCAACCACCAACCCCGTAGGGTCCTCCCCGGTGCTTTCAGGGGAAAATTTAAAACGGGATGTGCATATTAACGCTGTCGGCGCTGATTTCCCTGGGAAAACGGAGCTTCCCGGCACACTGGTGAAAACCGCCTTTGTCGTCACTGACTTTTATGAGCAGGCTAAAGTGGAAGGGGAGTGTCAGGTCTTTTCTGGTGAAACGCCTGGCGCGGATGTTTGTATTGAACTTAAGGATCTCGCGGTTGCTAGGGAGAATTATTACGGTCATCAGAACCGTCAAACGATTTTTGATTCGACCGGTGTGGCGCTGGAAGATGCGATCGCCGTTGATCTGCTTTGTGACATAGCGAAGAAATATGGGATAGGCAAAGTGTTAGGTGATGAGATGACAACATGCGCGCTTGATCCCTACTCGGAACTCCTGATTACGTCTGACTGCGCGATGCGTTCTGCAACCAGGCAAAGAATGGAAACGCTGTCTTAA
- a CDS encoding phosphopantetheinyltransferase component of enterobactin synthase multienzyme complex has protein sequence MFSPTLQSSEPPFIIRCETGCFNQYPLISYCMVEYESQHYSDDLFKTIRQPFPETLNSALTKRRAEHLAGRYCCSVLFKQLTGHSQGVGSHQRAPVWPAGWSGSISHTHRRAIVVIMEEKAGLYPGIDIEQHTPDLLLQTADMFSSNEEQDFMKTLSLPYSEALLINFSAKESLFKSLWYENKDIINFNFSFLSDINSIQGTYTLTLSHDISTKLHAGRKFTGNYYFMNDNVITFILSSL, from the coding sequence ATGTTTTCACCAACGCTCCAATCTTCTGAACCACCTTTTATTATTAGATGTGAAACAGGGTGCTTTAATCAATATCCTCTGATTTCATATTGCATGGTTGAATATGAAAGCCAACATTATTCAGATGACCTATTTAAAACCATTAGGCAACCTTTTCCTGAAACATTAAACTCTGCATTAACAAAAAGAAGAGCTGAGCATCTCGCTGGCCGATACTGTTGTTCAGTTTTGTTTAAACAACTTACCGGACATTCGCAGGGGGTTGGATCACACCAGAGAGCTCCAGTATGGCCTGCGGGATGGTCAGGCAGTATCTCTCACACTCACAGACGTGCCATCGTAGTGATAATGGAGGAAAAAGCGGGTCTCTATCCTGGTATTGATATTGAACAGCACACACCTGACCTTCTTCTGCAAACAGCGGATATGTTCTCCAGCAATGAAGAACAAGATTTTATGAAAACGCTTTCTTTACCTTATTCGGAAGCATTACTTATTAACTTTTCCGCTAAAGAGAGCCTTTTTAAATCACTTTGGTACGAGAATAAAGATATTATTAATTTCAATTTTTCATTTTTATCCGATATTAATTCTATACAAGGGACGTATACGCTGACTCTTTCACATGATATCTCCACAAAACTTCATGCAGGTAGAAAATTCACTGGGAATTATTATTTCATGAACGACAATGTTATAACATTCATCCTTTCATCCCTCTGA
- a CDS encoding Integrase, translating to MSRFSKQLCKKLVTLARQGRGNYKTVADRSRIAERFSERLSELNIQIRDVKHIKTSHIEKYIESRKADSLSLRTLQNEMSAIRSVLLSAGRNKLADPNHTSLSNQALGISGANRDGTKLPITDEKLNAVVSFAQRKDEGVALAVQLSRYLGLRTEETVQSAKSLKTWRQALINNHERVRVVFGTKGGRPRETTVFNREKVLSILNKAIHYVSEHNGKLIDKPSLHTAIDRYRNIVREAGMNGKNAPHSLRYAYSRDAVNHHIKNGMSRDEAEALVSMDLGHGDGRGRYIKQVYFREETE from the coding sequence ATGTCCAGATTCAGTAAACAGCTGTGCAAAAAACTTGTCACACTTGCTCGTCAGGGACGGGGAAATTATAAAACTGTGGCTGACCGCTCAAGAATTGCAGAACGTTTTTCTGAACGTCTGTCTGAACTTAATATTCAGATTAGGGACGTAAAACATATCAAAACTTCCCATATTGAAAAGTATATTGAGAGCAGGAAAGCAGACAGTTTGTCTCTCAGGACGTTACAGAATGAGATGTCTGCTATCCGCTCTGTTTTATTATCAGCTGGAAGAAATAAACTGGCCGATCCCAATCATACCAGCCTGAGTAATCAGGCCCTGGGAATTTCTGGTGCTAACCGGGATGGCACTAAACTCCCTATTACAGATGAAAAACTTAATGCTGTGGTTAGTTTTGCTCAAAGAAAAGATGAAGGCGTTGCTCTTGCTGTGCAACTTTCCCGATATCTTGGACTGAGAACAGAAGAAACCGTTCAGTCTGCAAAGTCATTAAAGACATGGAGGCAGGCACTGATTAATAATCATGAGCGTGTCCGTGTTGTTTTCGGGACTAAAGGCGGACGTCCAAGGGAAACGACAGTTTTTAATCGTGAAAAAGTTTTATCAATTCTTAATAAGGCAATTCATTATGTCAGTGAACATAACGGAAAACTGATTGATAAACCCTCTTTGCATACCGCTATTGATCGCTACCGTAATATTGTAAGAGAGGCAGGGATGAATGGTAAAAATGCCCCACATAGTTTGCGTTACGCTTATTCACGTGATGCTGTAAATCATCATATTAAAAATGGAATGAGCCGCGATGAAGCCGAGGCATTAGTTTCAATGGACCTGGGCCATGGAGATGGCCGGGGGCGGTATATCAAACAGGTTTATTTTCGTGAGGAAACAGAATAG
- a CDS encoding type VI secretion system lysozyme-like protein, giving the protein MNETPRPSLYEALFGNFTGGLDLHRVSEENQVILSVLDNMQRILNCRAGTLAHLPDYGLPDMTTILQGLPGTAHKLMSTLSAVLLKYEPRLSAIEVVLLEQSVPGELRYAIDAELKGLGLVRYGTEFMPEGRVLLRHLKQQQLIDQQAF; this is encoded by the coding sequence ATGAATGAGACCCCACGTCCGTCGTTGTATGAGGCCCTCTTTGGCAATTTCACCGGCGGGCTCGACCTTCATCGGGTTAGCGAAGAAAATCAGGTCATCCTGTCCGTGCTGGATAACATGCAGCGCATTCTGAATTGTCGCGCCGGCACGCTGGCACATTTACCCGATTACGGGTTACCGGATATGACCACCATTCTCCAGGGCCTTCCCGGAACCGCGCACAAACTGATGTCTACACTCTCAGCCGTGCTGCTGAAATATGAGCCCCGCCTGAGCGCCATTGAGGTAGTACTGCTTGAGCAGTCTGTTCCCGGCGAACTGCGCTATGCCATTGACGCTGAATTGAAAGGCCTCGGCCTGGTGCGTTATGGGACCGAGTTTATGCCGGAAGGTCGCGTACTCCTGAGGCACCTGAAGCAACAGCAGCTTATTGACCAGCAGGCCTTTTAA